The Rhodococcus sp. B50 DNA window CGGTCCTTGACCTGCACCTCCGCGTGCGGGTTCTCCTGCAGGTTGACATACCACAGCGGATGCTTCGGGGCGCCTCCCTTCGAGGCGACCACCAGCAAATCCTCACCGTCGCGCGCGAAGATCAGAGCTGACGTCAATCGCCGTCCGGAACGCCGACCTGTCACGGTGAGGAGCAGTATCGGTACACCATTCCAGAGATAGCCGACTTCCCCTCCGGTCTGTTGGTAGACCCGGACGTGTTCGTCACCTCTGAGCGAAAGATCCGGTGAAGCATAGTTTTTCTCAGACATCGCTATCTCGTTCCGTATCGAAGAGCACGGGTATGGCGGTGGCGCCTCGTTCGTACATTCCGACGATCCGGGGCTGCTCGGCTGCAGGGTCGAGGCGCAGGCCGGGAAGCCGATCCAGCAGTGCGTTGATACCCACCGTCATCTCGCCACGCGCCACGTGCATGCCGAGGCACGTGTGGACACCTTGGCCGAACGCCAATGTGGACCTTGTGGGGCGGGTGATGTCGTACTCCTCGGGACGCTCCCATCTTTCCGGATCGCGATTTGCCGCACCCACGCACAGATGTATGACCGAGCCCTTCGGAATCTCCTGACCGTAGAAGTCGATGTCTTCGGTGACCCAACGGGAGAACATCGGATCGGTGGGCATCCATCGCAAAGTTTCTTCGATGGCAGCGCGCAGTAACTGTCGATCGTTGCGCACCGCCTCCAGGACCTCCGGACGTTGCAGCAGTGCGGTGAGGGTGGTGCCCATCTGCTTCCATGTGGTGCCCGACCCCGCAGCGAGAAGGAGTAGCGAAAAGGTATAGATCTCCGCATCGGAGAGTCGTTGGGCAGCACCGTCCGCATCCGGGAGTTCTGCCTGTACCAGGACGCTGATCAGGTCGTCCTGTGGTTCTTCGCGCCGCGCAGCAACGATCGGCATAAGGATCTCGACGATCTTCTGGTGGTCGCGTGTCAACGCGGCGCGGATATCGAGGGCCTGATCCATCGGGACACCGAAACTGCCCGTGATAGTGAGCACCGGAATGGCAGCACAGAAGTCGACGTTGAGTTCGGCGCTCCCGTCGCCGACGAAGCCGTCGATGAGCAGGTGGACGGTTTCCTCGATCCAGTTACGGATCCACCACTCGGCGTTCGACGGAAGGAACGACGGTTGTACGAGACCGCGATATCGTCGATGCTGCACGCCACCCATCGACAACATGCTGTTGTGTCCGAGTGAACCCTTCTCCGGATCGACATCGACTGCCTCGGGGGACGAGGCGAACACCTTCGGATTTCGAAAGGCTTCGTTGCATGCTTCGAAGCTGAATGCCGAGAAGTGAGGCCGGTCCGGAAACGGAAGCCCCTGAAAGTAAAGTTGATCCGAGATTCCCGTGAGTTCGTGCACGGTCCCCCGATGCACCGGCCGCTCGCTGCGGAGCCGACGCCAGATCGGATACGGGTCCTCGCCATAGAGGCCTCCGGTGAGCTCGTTGTACGAACCTCGAAGATCGAACAGTTCCCGCATTCGGTGGCGGTCGAGTGAAGTGGTCGTCATCGTGCTACGTATCCTCCGTCGACGGGCATGGCCACGCCCGTGATGTTGTGTGCCCGGTCGGACGCGAGGAACAAGATCGCCTCCGCGCAGTCCTCAGCGGTAACGGCGCGGCCCAGTGGATGTTGTGCCGCCACCGTGGTCTCGACACGTGCGCTCAGCGCGGGATCCATGCCGCCGGCGGCCATGAAACCGGTCGCGGGCATCCCTGCGGGGCAGATGGCGTTGACCCGGATGTCGTGAGGTGCGCCTTCGATCGCCAACGCGCGTGTCAACTGCAGTACCGCGCCTTTGGTCGCTCCGTAGAGCGATCCGCCCCAGGCAACGATGCCCGCGACCGATGCGGTGTTCACGATCGTGCCGCCGGTACCTTGTTTTTTGAAGCGCAGCACCGCGTGCTTGCACCCGAAGAAGACACCACCGAGATTCACCGACACCAACCGGTTGAAGTCGTCCAGCGTGTGATCTTCGAGCAGCGCACCGAGCCGCGGTGTCGGGATGCCGACGTTGTTGACAAGCACGTCGAGCCGACCGTACTGCTCGACGGCGGCCGCGACCATGGCCTCGACCTGGTCCTCGCGAGAGACGTCGACACCCATCGCGATGGCGTTGCCCCCGGCACTCTCGATGAGGCGAACGGTCGCCTTCGCCTCATCGACATCGATGTCCGCACAGACCACTCGCGCACCGTCGCCGGCGAAACGTACGGCCGTCGCCCGTCCCACCCCGGAAGCGGCACCTGTGACGATCACACTCTTGTCTACGAACAGCCCGCTCATACAGAACTCCGTTCTATTGCGAAGAACTCGCACATGGCGACATGGTCAGACATGGGGCAGCACCGGCGGCTCGGCCGGGGTGAAGCGGTACAGTCGCTCGGCGTTGCCTCGCAGAATCTTGTACTGGACTTCGGGTGAGAGGTGGTCGATCTGCTTCTTGACTGCCGAGATGCAGTTGGGCCACGTCGAATCCGAGTGCGGGTAGTCGGTTTCGCACATGATGTTGTCCTCACCGATCTCGTCGATACTCGCGATCCCGTGATGGTCCTCGATGAAGCATCCGAAGATGTGCTTGCGGAACACCTCGCGCACGTTGAGCGCGCCCAAGTCGGTGTCCATACCTGCATGTCCGGTGAAATTGGCTCCCCGCTGCACCCAGTACCGCTGCTTGTCGAGCACTTGTTCGGCCCGCTCGAGGAAGTACGGGATCCACCCGATCTCCCCTTCGGACAAGGCGATCTTGAGGTTGGGGAAACGTTGGAACACGCTGCTGAACAGCCACGTCAGCATCGCACCCGAAGTGCGGGTCGCACCCCAGGACAGGTTCGCCATGAACGGGGCGTCCGCGGAGATCCGGGGCACCGTGGACGACGAGCCGACGTGCATCGAGACGACCATCTCGA harbors:
- a CDS encoding nitroreductase family deazaflavin-dependent oxidoreductase, whose amino-acid sequence is MSEKNYASPDLSLRGDEHVRVYQQTGGEVGYLWNGVPILLLTVTGRRSGRRLTSALIFARDGEDLLVVASKGGAPKHPLWYVNLQENPHAEVQVKDRKMQVVARTASKAEKPRLWKIVTDTWPNYDTYQARTDRDIPVVVLTPT
- a CDS encoding cytochrome P450 is translated as MTTTSLDRHRMRELFDLRGSYNELTGGLYGEDPYPIWRRLRSERPVHRGTVHELTGISDQLYFQGLPFPDRPHFSAFSFEACNEAFRNPKVFASSPEAVDVDPEKGSLGHNSMLSMGGVQHRRYRGLVQPSFLPSNAEWWIRNWIEETVHLLIDGFVGDGSAELNVDFCAAIPVLTITGSFGVPMDQALDIRAALTRDHQKIVEILMPIVAARREEPQDDLISVLVQAELPDADGAAQRLSDAEIYTFSLLLLAAGSGTTWKQMGTTLTALLQRPEVLEAVRNDRQLLRAAIEETLRWMPTDPMFSRWVTEDIDFYGQEIPKGSVIHLCVGAANRDPERWERPEEYDITRPTRSTLAFGQGVHTCLGMHVARGEMTVGINALLDRLPGLRLDPAAEQPRIVGMYERGATAIPVLFDTERDSDV
- a CDS encoding SDR family NAD(P)-dependent oxidoreductase — protein: MSGLFVDKSVIVTGAASGVGRATAVRFAGDGARVVCADIDVDEAKATVRLIESAGGNAIAMGVDVSREDQVEAMVAAAVEQYGRLDVLVNNVGIPTPRLGALLEDHTLDDFNRLVSVNLGGVFFGCKHAVLRFKKQGTGGTIVNTASVAGIVAWGGSLYGATKGAVLQLTRALAIEGAPHDIRVNAICPAGMPATGFMAAGGMDPALSARVETTVAAQHPLGRAVTAEDCAEAILFLASDRAHNITGVAMPVDGGYVAR